One Streptomyces sp. P9-A2 DNA window includes the following coding sequences:
- a CDS encoding cupin domain-containing protein, producing the protein MDIRELDRDNLAPDNGLRAQRLFPWPELNAPFEGSWCVVPPGAESGPHQHHEYEVWIAMTGAAAIVSEGRKVPFAAGDVVHFRPGVRHQVVNEGDADFQMYAVWWDAELAERFGTRHQQNEKNPEHQTRQTHPENPENRENAENPEGTA; encoded by the coding sequence GTGGACATCCGAGAACTCGACCGGGACAACCTCGCCCCCGACAACGGACTGCGCGCCCAGCGCCTGTTCCCCTGGCCGGAGTTGAACGCGCCCTTCGAGGGCTCCTGGTGCGTCGTGCCGCCCGGCGCGGAGTCCGGTCCGCACCAGCACCACGAGTACGAGGTGTGGATCGCCATGACCGGTGCGGCGGCGATCGTCAGCGAGGGCAGGAAGGTGCCGTTCGCCGCCGGTGACGTCGTCCACTTCCGGCCCGGTGTCCGCCACCAGGTCGTCAACGAGGGCGACGCCGACTTCCAGATGTACGCGGTCTGGTGGGACGCCGAGCTGGCCGAGCGGTTCGGCACCCGGCACCAGCAGAACGAGAAGAACCCGGAGCACCAGACGCGCCAGACGCACCCGGAGAACCCGGAGAACCGGGAGAACGCGGAGAACCCGGAGGGCACGGCATGA